From the genome of Mugil cephalus isolate CIBA_MC_2020 chromosome 2, CIBA_Mcephalus_1.1, whole genome shotgun sequence, one region includes:
- the LOC125003885 gene encoding G-protein coupled receptor 4-like: protein MSNHTDLPVNSTASQDPHGPPPWYQYPVCAVAPYAFIFYFGGKVFNLAVGTPCNLLVMWHIARKKSDASTSDIFIFNLAVLDAYFCLMTPVDMVNRLLLDDGGVWVLQRFAYGVKDVAPLFLVCICLDRYTAVVHPVLFTRVRDNKIRICVSAATWGLILAYAVTKGVLGIMSVTGVFSGVILFSFSVMVFCNVSVIWALRRSVAGKEEMHPVKKRAFRMVLTIMAIIVLNYLPPVALMPFVPYYSFVEYRCKIAVSVFTIMDLSCSIEPLLYISKMERGEGGCCGRSSSEKPLDVGHIRS, encoded by the exons ATGTCCAACCACACCGACCTGCCGGTGAACTCCACCGCCTCCCAGGACCCCCACGGCCCTCCGCCTTGGTACCAGTACCCGGTCTGCGCCGTGGCCCCCTACGCCTTCATTTTCTACTTCGGGGGCAAGGTGTTCAACCTGGCCGTGGGGACGCCGTGCAACCTCCTGGTCATGTGGCACATCGCCAGGAAGAAGAGCGACGCCTCCACGTCGgacatcttcatcttcaaccTGGCCGTCCTCGACGCCTACTTCTGCCTGATGACACCCGTGGACATGGtcaacaggctgctgctggacgACGGCGGCGTCTGGGTCCTTCAGAGATTCGCGTACGGGGTCAAGGACGTGGCGCCGCTCTTTCTG GTCTGCATCTGTCTGGACCGCTACACGGCCGTGGTCCACCCGGTGCTGTTCACTCGGGTCCGTGACAACAAGATCCGCATCTGCGTCTCCGCGGCGACCTGGGGCCTGATCCTGGCCTACGCCGTGACCAAGGGCGTCCTCGGGATCATGAGCGTCACCGGGGTCTTCAGCGGAGTCATCCTCTTCTCGTTTTCAGTCATGGTCTTCTGCAACGTCTCCGTCATCTGGGCCCTGCGGCGCTCCGTGGCCGGGAAGGAGGAGATGCACCCGGTGAAGAAGAGGGCCTTCAGGATGGTGCTGACCATCATGGCCATCATCGTGCTCAACTACCTGCCGCCCGTGGCGCTCATGCCCTTCGTGCCGTACTACTCGTTCGTGGAGTACCGCTGTAAGATCGCCGTCAGCGTGTTCACCATCATGGACCTGAGCTGCAGCATCGAGCCGCTCCTCTACATCTCAAAGATGGAGCGCGGGGAGGGCGGGTGCTGCGGGCGGAGCTCCTCCGAGAAGCCACTCGACGTCGGTCACATCCGGTCATGA